Proteins encoded within one genomic window of Bermanella sp. WJH001:
- a CDS encoding type II secretion system protein GspJ: MIKSTQSGFTLLEVLMAVSITALIGIGASQLLSSTAETKKATDIRTEQLKSIQRMDFWLKRDLWQIAGRSTRNLYGDLAEVVTTEEDYAIEFTHSGWAAGFATQDSENELKRSNLQRTAYAMRSYTNEDCNDAIKPRDVEDGYCFIRYFWPVLDLSANSEPIKQVLLSELQDVRFYFRGQLIDQNNPSNTIVIDDWQDAWPSPYANENMLKDLVQIKVVITTKQLGEIERWYEVPRYAFTQP; encoded by the coding sequence ATGATTAAATCAACCCAATCCGGCTTTACTTTATTAGAAGTATTAATGGCTGTGTCTATTACTGCATTGATTGGCATAGGTGCAAGCCAGCTTCTTTCAAGTACCGCTGAAACCAAAAAGGCAACAGACATTCGTACAGAGCAATTAAAAAGTATTCAACGCATGGATTTCTGGTTGAAACGAGATTTGTGGCAAATAGCAGGCAGATCTACTAGAAATCTGTATGGTGACCTTGCTGAGGTGGTGACGACTGAAGAAGATTACGCGATTGAGTTTACACACTCAGGGTGGGCAGCTGGATTTGCAACACAAGATTCTGAAAACGAATTAAAAAGATCCAATCTTCAACGTACTGCTTATGCCATGCGCAGTTACACCAACGAAGATTGTAACGATGCCATCAAGCCAAGAGATGTCGAAGATGGATACTGTTTTATTCGCTATTTTTGGCCGGTGTTAGATTTATCAGCCAATTCTGAGCCCATAAAGCAAGTTTTATTAAGTGAATTGCAAGATGTGCGTTTTTATTTTCGCGGGCAGCTTATTGATCAAAATAATCCCAGCAATACCATAGTGATAGATGACTGGCAGGATGCTTGGCCAAGCCCTTATGCAAATGAAAATATGTTAAAAGACTTGGTTCAAATTAAAGTCGTTATTACGACCAAGCAGCTTGGTGAAATTGAAAGATGGTATGAGGTGCCGCGTTATGCGTTTACACAGCCATAA
- the gspI gene encoding type II secretion system minor pseudopilin GspI, which produces MKKNKGFTLLEVMIALTIFALMATTLSQTAAITVDNQIHIEKKLLATWIAENQIIELRSTPFNNIQTSKKDIKFSERDWVIKTVVALKKQLPGMPATLPLEIKSLEVSVSLKESEDEALQTLTAYVAND; this is translated from the coding sequence GTGAAGAAGAATAAAGGCTTCACCTTATTAGAAGTGATGATTGCATTAACTATTTTTGCGTTAATGGCCACAACGCTTTCGCAAACAGCGGCTATCACAGTGGATAATCAAATCCATATAGAAAAAAAATTGCTAGCCACTTGGATTGCAGAAAATCAAATTATTGAGTTGCGCTCAACACCATTTAATAACATTCAAACCAGTAAAAAAGATATCAAATTCTCTGAAAGAGACTGGGTGATCAAAACAGTTGTGGCATTAAAAAAACAACTGCCAGGCATGCCTGCAACATTACCCTTGGAAATAAAATCCTTAGAGGTGTCTGTTAGCCTAAAAGAGTCAGAAGATGAAGCCCTGCAAACTTTAACAGCGTATGTGGCCAATGATTAA
- the gspH gene encoding type II secretion system minor pseudopilin GspH, translated as MKHRSAGFTLIEILVVLVIIAMLVSMASINTSHDGRYDELKNQSEKIKFQLMTASDVALFENRNLGVLFSKTELQFYSYDIDLTKTESSSLAVSDTPSNQEYSWQPYTVRNIKIQPLPENMSYSLEVEGQEVALSYALKQDADDINPDMYLLAAGEQTPFKLKLSIEDFNGFAQVRGNGVGQFYNEVIREEE; from the coding sequence ATGAAACATCGTAGTGCCGGTTTTACATTAATTGAGATATTGGTAGTTTTGGTCATCATTGCCATGCTGGTATCTATGGCTAGCATTAATACATCTCATGATGGGCGCTACGATGAGTTAAAAAATCAAAGTGAAAAAATTAAATTTCAATTAATGACCGCCTCGGATGTGGCGTTGTTTGAAAATAGAAATCTTGGGGTTTTATTTAGCAAGACTGAGCTGCAGTTTTATTCCTATGATATTGACCTTACCAAGACTGAAAGTTCGTCCTTGGCAGTAAGCGATACGCCTTCTAATCAAGAATATTCTTGGCAGCCTTATACTGTGAGGAATATTAAGATTCAGCCTCTTCCTGAAAACATGAGCTATTCACTTGAGGTAGAAGGTCAAGAAGTTGCACTGTCTTATGCCTTAAAACAAGATGCTGATGACATCAACCCAGACATGTATTTACTGGCAGCAGGTGAGCAAACCCCATTTAAGTTAAAACTATCCATTGAGGATTTTAACGGCTTTGCGCAGGTTAGAGGCAACGGCGTTGGTCAATTTTATAATGAGGTGATTCGTGAAGAAGAATAA
- the gspG gene encoding type II secretion system major pseudopilin GspG: protein MKKQSGFTLIEIMVVLAILAGLVAMVAPNIIGEAGAARVKTAKAEMANISQALDMYRLDNFSYPSTSQGLEALVNKPSGSPEPKNYKSGGYMKKLPTDPWGNAYQYFSKKSNEFEIISLGADGEEGGDDDATDISSKDL from the coding sequence ATGAAAAAACAATCAGGCTTTACACTAATTGAAATTATGGTAGTGCTTGCCATTCTTGCTGGCTTAGTGGCGATGGTTGCTCCGAATATTATTGGTGAAGCAGGCGCAGCACGTGTTAAAACAGCAAAGGCTGAAATGGCCAATATTTCGCAAGCGCTTGATATGTACCGCTTGGATAATTTCAGCTACCCATCGACCTCTCAAGGCCTTGAAGCATTGGTTAACAAACCTTCAGGCTCACCAGAACCTAAAAATTATAAGTCCGGTGGCTATATGAAAAAATTACCTACTGATCCTTGGGGTAACGCGTATCAGTATTTTTCTAAAAAAAGTAATGAATTTGAAATCATATCATTAGGTGCAGATGGTGAAGAAGGTGGTGATGACGATGCCACTGATATATCAAGTAAAGACTTATAA
- the gspF gene encoding type II secretion system inner membrane protein GspF, protein MAAFEYIALDASGKQKKGVIEADSPRQVRQQLRDKSLMPTSVELASSRNFENPLKNLFKRPIPTADLAMLTRQLSTLIGAGLPIEEALKATADQTEKKRIQSMVLEIRSKVLEGHSLANALNDFDYAFPALYRATVAAGEHAGHLDTVLNRLADYMENSQVNQQKIKLAAVYPIILCVVAIGIVVLLLTYVVPDIVDVFVKNGQELPTLTQVMINSSNFLLAHGVLLAVLLVMLFIAFKWLVRKEKIKERYHLWLLHLPFFGKMVKGFNTSRFISTLAILNSSGVPLVEAMKIAGRVVSNVVIQERLSIACQQVTEGGSLHQALQQTEIFPPMMLHMIASGESSGELDSMLERTAKTQETDLQNTITTLVSMFEPIMLLVMGGVVVLIVIAIMLPILNMNQMIG, encoded by the coding sequence ATGGCAGCATTTGAATACATAGCATTGGATGCCAGTGGCAAGCAGAAAAAGGGCGTAATCGAAGCAGATAGTCCTCGCCAGGTTCGCCAACAGCTTCGAGATAAAAGCTTAATGCCAACCTCTGTTGAGCTGGCATCTTCTCGCAATTTTGAAAACCCCCTTAAAAATTTATTTAAGCGTCCTATTCCAACGGCTGATTTAGCCATGCTTACGCGTCAGCTTTCTACATTGATAGGAGCGGGTCTTCCCATTGAGGAAGCCCTTAAAGCAACGGCTGATCAGACTGAAAAAAAGCGCATTCAATCCATGGTGCTTGAGATTCGCTCGAAAGTTTTGGAGGGGCATAGTCTTGCTAATGCACTAAACGATTTTGATTATGCGTTTCCAGCTCTATATCGCGCAACCGTTGCAGCAGGGGAGCATGCTGGCCATTTGGATACGGTATTAAACCGACTAGCGGATTACATGGAAAACAGCCAAGTAAACCAGCAAAAAATTAAACTGGCCGCCGTATACCCAATTATCTTATGTGTCGTTGCTATTGGTATTGTTGTATTGCTTCTAACATACGTTGTGCCTGATATTGTTGATGTGTTTGTGAAAAATGGGCAAGAGTTACCAACTCTAACCCAGGTGATGATTAATTCGAGTAATTTTTTGCTCGCTCACGGAGTATTGCTGGCTGTTTTGCTTGTTATGCTTTTCATTGCATTTAAGTGGCTTGTTCGAAAAGAAAAAATCAAAGAGCGTTATCACCTGTGGTTATTGCACTTGCCCTTTTTTGGCAAGATGGTTAAAGGTTTTAATACGTCTCGATTTATCAGTACTTTAGCGATTTTGAATTCTAGTGGTGTACCACTGGTTGAAGCCATGAAAATTGCTGGTCGCGTTGTGAGCAATGTGGTCATTCAAGAGCGGCTTTCTATTGCGTGTCAGCAAGTGACAGAAGGCGGCAGCTTGCATCAAGCGCTGCAACAAACTGAAATATTCCCGCCTATGATGCTTCACATGATAGCCAGTGGTGAATCCAGTGGTGAACTTGATAGCATGCTTGAGCGGACGGCAAAAACACAAGAAACCGATTTACAAAACACGATTACAACACTAGTCAGCATGTTTGAGCCCATTATGTTGCTAGTGATGGGAGGTGTGGTGGTGCTGATCGTAATCGCGATTATGCTGCCAATTCTTAATATGAATCAAATGATTGGATAA
- the gspE gene encoding type II secretion system ATPase GspE, whose product MESVESEIRPERLPYGFAKRYGLVAQNQTDQTYKVWHKESTPNQAFTECLRVLPGKMKFEAVSDDEFDLQLARIYQESADSREAMEELGDDLDLASLANMIQETADLLEQEDDAPIVRLINGILTDAVKRNASDIHIETFEKRLVVRSRVDGVLQEVLEPRRALAPLLVSRIKVMSKLDIAEKRIPQDGRIALRIAGREVDVRVSTMPSSHGERVVMRLLDKQAGRLNLSQLGMKGENLKSLLSIIHKPHGIMLVTGPTGSGKTTSLYAALSELNDRSRNILTVEDPIEYSLPGIGQTQVNTKVDMTFARGLRAILRQDPDVVMIGEIRDRETVEIAVQASLTGHMVLSTLHTNTAVGAVTRIQDMGIEPFLLASSLVGVVAQRLVRTLCPECKQPYQADEAENELLGFAPNAQSTLYHANGCAECGGTGYKGRRGIYEIIEIDDHMKTLIHNGAGEIDMTKYARTKSKSIQQDGFQKVIEGETTLEEVLRVTKA is encoded by the coding sequence GTGGAATCAGTTGAATCTGAAATTAGACCAGAGCGTCTGCCTTATGGTTTTGCCAAACGTTACGGTTTAGTCGCGCAAAACCAGACTGACCAAACTTATAAAGTTTGGCATAAAGAATCTACCCCTAACCAAGCATTCACAGAGTGCCTTCGCGTACTGCCGGGAAAAATGAAGTTTGAGGCAGTTAGCGACGATGAGTTTGACCTTCAATTGGCTCGTATATATCAAGAGTCGGCTGATAGTCGTGAGGCTATGGAAGAGCTAGGGGACGATCTAGATCTGGCCAGTCTTGCTAATATGATTCAAGAAACAGCTGATTTATTAGAGCAAGAAGATGATGCGCCAATCGTGCGCTTAATTAACGGCATTCTTACAGATGCCGTTAAGCGAAACGCTTCTGATATTCATATCGAAACATTTGAAAAACGCTTAGTGGTACGCTCTCGTGTGGATGGCGTTCTGCAAGAAGTTTTGGAGCCAAGAAGGGCGCTAGCGCCTTTATTGGTGAGTCGTATCAAGGTAATGTCCAAGCTTGATATTGCTGAAAAACGCATCCCACAAGATGGGCGAATAGCATTGAGAATTGCCGGTCGCGAAGTGGATGTCCGTGTCTCCACTATGCCATCTAGCCATGGCGAGCGTGTGGTAATGCGTCTTCTTGATAAACAAGCCGGTCGCTTAAACTTAAGTCAATTAGGCATGAAAGGTGAAAACCTTAAAAGCTTGCTCAGTATTATTCATAAGCCCCACGGTATTATGCTGGTAACAGGGCCAACCGGTTCTGGTAAGACCACATCACTTTACGCTGCACTGAGCGAGCTCAATGATCGTTCTCGCAATATTTTAACCGTAGAAGATCCTATCGAATACAGTTTGCCTGGTATTGGTCAGACCCAGGTAAATACAAAAGTAGACATGACATTTGCGCGAGGTTTGCGTGCCATATTACGACAAGACCCAGATGTCGTCATGATTGGTGAGATTCGTGACCGCGAAACAGTAGAGATTGCCGTTCAGGCTTCATTAACGGGTCACATGGTGCTTTCAACACTGCACACAAATACAGCTGTGGGTGCAGTTACGCGTATTCAAGACATGGGAATTGAGCCGTTCTTATTAGCATCAAGCTTGGTTGGGGTAGTTGCACAGCGATTGGTGCGTACGTTATGTCCTGAATGCAAACAGCCTTATCAGGCGGACGAAGCTGAAAATGAATTGCTTGGCTTTGCGCCAAATGCACAAAGTACTCTTTATCATGCCAATGGTTGTGCAGAGTGCGGTGGCACAGGTTACAAGGGGCGCAGAGGCATTTATGAGATCATTGAAATTGATGATCACATGAAAACCCTCATACATAATGGCGCAGGTGAAATCGACATGACCAAATACGCGCGCACCAAGAGCAAGAGTATTCAGCAAGATGGCTTTCAAAAAGTGATTGAAGGTGAAACCACCCTAGAAGAAGTATTAAGGGTGACAAAGGCTTAA
- a CDS encoding FAD-binding protein, with product MGILVVAEHDNATLKGATLNTIAAAKAIGGDIDVLVAGQGCQAAADAAAKAEGVTKVILVDDAAYAQQLGEAMGDLVAELGKGYSHILAAATTTGKDFLPRTAALLDVNMISEIVKVESADTFARPIYAGNAIATVQSNDPIKVITVRATGFDPVAAEGGSASIENGSAIADKGISTFVGEELAKSDRPELTAADIIISGGRGMQNGDNFEMLYKLADKIGAGVGASRAAVDAGFVPNDMQVGQTGKIVAPNLYVAVGISGAIQHLAGMKDSKVIVAINKDEEAPIFQVADYGLVADLFEAIPELDGKL from the coding sequence ATGGGTATATTAGTTGTTGCTGAACACGATAACGCTACCCTTAAGGGTGCGACTTTAAACACCATCGCCGCTGCTAAAGCTATTGGTGGTGATATTGATGTATTGGTAGCTGGCCAAGGTTGTCAGGCTGCTGCAGATGCTGCTGCTAAAGCTGAAGGCGTAACTAAAGTTATCCTAGTTGATGATGCTGCTTACGCTCAGCAACTTGGTGAAGCGATGGGCGATCTTGTTGCTGAACTAGGTAAAGGCTATAGCCACATTCTTGCTGCTGCTACTACTACCGGTAAAGACTTCTTGCCACGTACCGCTGCGCTTCTTGACGTTAACATGATCTCTGAGATTGTTAAGGTTGAGTCTGCTGATACGTTTGCTCGTCCTATTTATGCTGGTAACGCAATCGCAACTGTGCAGTCTAACGATCCAATTAAAGTTATCACTGTGCGTGCAACTGGTTTCGACCCGGTTGCTGCTGAAGGTGGTTCTGCTTCTATTGAAAACGGCTCTGCTATTGCCGATAAAGGTATTTCGACTTTTGTTGGTGAAGAGCTAGCTAAGTCTGATCGTCCTGAACTAACTGCTGCTGACATCATCATCTCTGGTGGTCGTGGCATGCAAAATGGCGATAACTTCGAAATGCTTTACAAGCTTGCTGATAAGATCGGCGCAGGTGTTGGTGCATCTCGTGCGGCTGTTGATGCTGGCTTTGTACCAAATGATATGCAGGTTGGTCAAACAGGTAAAATTGTTGCACCTAACCTATATGTTGCAGTTGGTATTTCTGGTGCCATTCAGCATTTGGCTGGTATGAAGGATTCTAAAGTTATTGTTGCTATCAACAAAGACGAAGAAGCCCCTATCTTCCAAGTGGCTGATTACGGCCTAGTGGCTGATTTATTTGAAGCCATTCCAGAGCTTGACGGCAAACTATAA
- a CDS encoding electron transfer flavoprotein subunit beta/FixA family protein: protein MKVLVAVKRVIDYNVKVRVKADNSDVDLTNVKMAMNPFCEIAVEEAVRLKEKGVATEIVVVSIGPKVAQEQIRTALALGADRGILIETDEKLESLSVAKALKAVVEKEQPQLVILGKQSIDNDNNQTGQMLGALTGMPQGTFASEVAVDGDKVNVTREIDGGLRTVGLTLPAIVTTDLRLNEPRYASLPNIMKAKRKPLEVVSPADLGVEIKSTQTLVKVEPPAQRSAGIKVGSVDELVEKLKTEAKVL, encoded by the coding sequence ATGAAGGTTCTTGTAGCTGTTAAGCGTGTAATTGATTACAACGTAAAAGTGCGCGTTAAGGCTGATAATTCTGACGTTGATCTGACCAACGTTAAGATGGCCATGAATCCATTTTGTGAAATCGCAGTAGAAGAAGCGGTACGCCTTAAAGAAAAAGGTGTTGCCACTGAAATCGTTGTGGTTTCCATTGGTCCTAAAGTTGCCCAAGAGCAAATTCGTACCGCTCTTGCGCTAGGTGCTGATCGCGGCATCCTAATCGAAACTGACGAAAAACTAGAGTCTTTATCTGTTGCTAAAGCACTTAAAGCGGTTGTTGAAAAAGAGCAGCCACAACTAGTTATTCTTGGTAAGCAGTCTATCGATAACGACAACAACCAAACTGGTCAAATGCTAGGTGCATTAACTGGTATGCCTCAAGGTACTTTTGCCTCTGAAGTAGCGGTTGACGGCGATAAAGTAAACGTAACTCGTGAAATTGACGGTGGTTTGCGTACTGTAGGTTTGACTCTGCCTGCAATCGTAACAACTGACCTACGTTTGAACGAACCTCGTTACGCATCTCTACCTAACATCATGAAAGCTAAGCGTAAGCCGCTTGAAGTGGTATCACCAGCTGACTTGGGCGTAGAGATCAAATCTACTCAAACTCTAGTTAAAGTTGAGCCACCTGCACAGCGTTCTGCTGGTATTAAGGTAGGCAGCGTTGATGAACTAGTTGAAAAACTTAAGACTGAAGCGAAGGTGCTGTAA
- a CDS encoding electron transfer flavoprotein-ubiquinone oxidoreductase has protein sequence MEREAMEYDVVIVGGGPSGLSTAIRLMQLAQEKGQELTVCLVEKAAEVGGHILSGAVIEDRALAELFPDYKELGAPLNTPVVKDEVYFLTGEEKGIKTPNWMIPKPMHNDGNFIVSLGNVVRWLGEQAENLGVEIYPGFAAAEYIVEDGQIKGIITGDMGVSHDGEQTENYMPGMELRGKYTIFAEGCRGHLGKQLINEFKLDEGKDAQHYGIGIKELWDINPENHKEGLVIHGAGWPLSESNSTGGFFLYHTENNQVVVGLITDLSYSNPHVSPFDEFQRMKHHPVLKQHLEGGKRVSYGARAITKGGLNSLPKMTFPGGLIVGCDAGTLNFSKIKGTHTAMKSGMVAAEQVMAAIEGGRANDEITEFTAAFEASWAYEELHNSRNFGPAMHKFGTYLGGAFNYIHHNIFPIPVTLHDTTPDYATLKPAAESKKINYPKPDGVISFAKLDSVFIGNVNHAEDQPCHLRLKDASIPLEKNLPLYDEPAQRYCPAGVYEIVENEAGEQRFQINSQNCVHCKTCDIKDPAQNITWVTPEGAGGPNYPNM, from the coding sequence ATGGAACGCGAAGCGATGGAATATGATGTCGTCATAGTTGGCGGCGGTCCGTCTGGCCTATCAACGGCCATTCGTTTAATGCAATTGGCACAAGAGAAAGGCCAAGAGCTAACAGTATGTTTGGTCGAGAAAGCCGCTGAAGTGGGTGGCCATATCCTTTCAGGTGCGGTAATTGAAGACCGTGCTCTAGCTGAGCTTTTCCCAGACTATAAAGAGCTAGGCGCCCCACTCAATACGCCAGTTGTTAAAGATGAAGTTTATTTCTTAACTGGCGAAGAAAAAGGCATCAAGACTCCTAACTGGATGATCCCTAAGCCGATGCACAATGATGGCAACTTCATTGTTAGCCTTGGTAATGTGGTTCGTTGGTTAGGCGAGCAAGCTGAAAACCTAGGTGTAGAAATCTACCCGGGCTTTGCTGCAGCAGAATACATTGTTGAAGATGGCCAAATTAAAGGCATCATCACAGGTGACATGGGCGTAAGTCACGATGGAGAACAAACTGAAAACTACATGCCTGGCATGGAGCTTCGTGGTAAATACACCATCTTCGCTGAAGGTTGTCGTGGTCACCTAGGCAAACAGCTAATCAATGAATTCAAACTTGATGAAGGCAAAGACGCGCAACATTACGGCATCGGCATCAAAGAACTTTGGGATATCAATCCTGAAAACCACAAAGAAGGCCTTGTAATTCATGGTGCTGGCTGGCCACTAAGTGAGTCTAACTCGACAGGTGGTTTCTTCTTATATCACACTGAGAACAATCAGGTTGTTGTTGGTCTGATTACTGACTTATCTTACTCAAACCCGCATGTTAGCCCGTTTGATGAATTTCAGCGCATGAAGCACCACCCAGTATTGAAGCAGCACCTAGAAGGCGGTAAGCGCGTTTCTTACGGTGCTCGCGCCATCACTAAGGGCGGCCTAAACAGCCTGCCTAAGATGACTTTCCCTGGTGGTCTAATTGTTGGTTGTGATGCTGGTACATTGAACTTCTCTAAGATCAAAGGCACTCACACCGCTATGAAGAGCGGCATGGTTGCAGCTGAGCAAGTAATGGCTGCGATCGAAGGTGGTCGTGCTAATGATGAAATCACTGAATTCACTGCAGCATTTGAAGCGTCTTGGGCTTATGAAGAGCTTCACAATAGCCGCAACTTTGGCCCTGCAATGCACAAATTCGGTACTTATTTAGGTGGTGCATTTAACTATATTCACCACAATATATTCCCGATTCCAGTTACTTTGCATGACACCACGCCTGACTATGCGACACTAAAACCTGCCGCAGAATCTAAGAAGATCAATTACCCTAAACCTGATGGTGTGATTAGTTTTGCCAAACTAGACTCTGTGTTTATCGGTAACGTAAACCATGCAGAAGATCAGCCTTGTCACTTACGTCTTAAGGACGCAAGCATCCCATTAGAGAAAAACTTACCTCTATACGATGAGCCTGCTCAGCGTTACTGCCCTGCCGGTGTATACGAGATTGTTGAAAACGAAGCGGGCGAACAACGCTTCCAAATCAACTCTCAAAACTGTGTTCACTGTAAAACGTGTGATATTAAAGACCCAGCTCAGAATATCACTTGGGTGACCCCAGAAGGTGCCGGCGGTCCAAACTATCCTAACATGTAG
- a CDS encoding DUF1285 domain-containing protein, which yields MDLTVLSGQLGKYLDMPTSLPPLELWKPELSGDIDMLIKANGVWLHEGQEIKREKLVRLFSTILKKEGKDYFLVTPVEKWRLKVDDQPFVAVLMHVIERDGKQVVQMITNTGDELELNNEHILVTDSHESPRVLVRSDMYARLSRNVYYALAELAEEKEDGFYIKSNGLDFKIG from the coding sequence ATGGATTTAACCGTACTAAGTGGGCAGCTAGGAAAATATCTTGATATGCCTACTTCATTGCCGCCACTTGAATTGTGGAAGCCGGAGCTTTCTGGTGATATCGATATGCTGATTAAGGCAAATGGTGTCTGGCTTCACGAGGGTCAGGAGATTAAGCGAGAGAAGCTTGTTCGCCTGTTTAGTACGATATTAAAAAAAGAGGGTAAAGACTATTTCCTTGTGACACCTGTAGAGAAATGGCGTTTAAAGGTTGACGACCAACCTTTTGTTGCTGTGTTGATGCATGTAATTGAAAGAGACGGCAAACAAGTAGTGCAAATGATAACCAATACAGGTGATGAGTTGGAATTAAATAATGAGCATATTCTTGTTACGGATAGCCATGAATCCCCAAGAGTACTGGTTAGGTCAGATATGTACGCACGCTTAAGCCGAAATGTGTATTACGCTTTGGCTGAATTAGCAGAAGAAAAAGAAGATGGGTTTTATATTAAGAGTAATGGGCTTGATTTTAAAATAGGTTAG
- a CDS encoding radical SAM protein, with protein MLSYIEPVFRPPSEARSLILQVTNGCSWNKCTFCDMYTQEQKKFRARKEEEIEQDILKAAASGVPFEKVFLADGDAMVLPMRKLEVILSLIKQHLPTVKRVSSYCLPRNLLKKSVEDLVLLKNLGLDILYVGCESGDSEVLSFVSKGETYESQRDALIKIKQAGLRSSVMILNGLGGPKYSEQHAINSAKLMNETQPDYLSTLVVSFPLGQERLKKGFDDEWSLMDQTALFLELKHFISHLELSNTIYRSDHASNYLPLKGTLGQDKSALLEQIDTALYQPNKIRLRQEWQRGL; from the coding sequence ATGTTGTCTTATATCGAGCCTGTATTTAGGCCGCCAAGTGAAGCCCGCTCATTAATTCTTCAGGTCACGAATGGCTGTTCTTGGAATAAGTGCACATTTTGCGATATGTACACACAAGAGCAAAAGAAGTTTCGAGCTCGCAAAGAAGAAGAAATTGAACAAGATATACTAAAAGCGGCCGCCAGCGGTGTACCGTTTGAGAAGGTATTTCTAGCAGATGGGGATGCCATGGTGCTACCAATGCGTAAATTGGAGGTTATATTAAGTCTAATAAAACAGCATCTACCTACAGTTAAGCGAGTATCTAGTTATTGCTTGCCGCGTAACTTGCTGAAAAAGTCAGTTGAAGACTTGGTGCTTTTAAAAAATCTTGGTTTGGATATTTTATATGTTGGCTGCGAATCCGGTGATTCTGAAGTCCTTAGTTTTGTGAGCAAAGGGGAGACATACGAAAGCCAGCGGGATGCATTAATTAAAATTAAACAGGCGGGACTTCGTTCTTCGGTTATGATTTTAAATGGGCTTGGTGGTCCTAAATATTCAGAGCAGCATGCTATTAACAGTGCCAAGCTAATGAATGAAACCCAGCCAGATTATTTATCCACCTTGGTGGTAAGCTTTCCTTTAGGCCAAGAGAGGCTTAAAAAAGGCTTTGATGATGAGTGGTCTTTAATGGATCAAACGGCTTTGTTTCTTGAGTTAAAGCACTTTATTAGCCATTTAGAGCTCAGTAACACAATTTATCGGAGCGATCATGCAAGCAATTATTTGCCACTAAAAGGCACTCTTGGCCAAGATAAATCAGCCTTATTGGAGCAGATAGACACCGCTTTGTATCAGCCAAATAAAATACGACTACGCCAAGAATGGCAACGAGGTCTGTAA